Genomic segment of Melanotaenia boesemani isolate fMelBoe1 chromosome 10, fMelBoe1.pri, whole genome shotgun sequence:
aataaatttattattttacagtatTGTCTGGTACACAACATTGTACATACAGTTCTATTCATATCTTCACACTAAAGTCTAATACAGAAAGCTATTTAAGCTGAACATCTTCCCCTTTTTATCACTATAATAGTGATGTAGTGAACACAGAAGCTGAAAAACTCACAAAAatgagcatttttattttaaatgcactaTATCAACATAGCAAAAGGATACCTTCTTTGCAGGTTACAATTTTGAAAAGCTAAGCAGCGGGAAACTGAATATATTGAGCATTTCCAAATCATTTTCCACAAGGTTCACAGCCCTGTCACATGTTGGGAGGTTGTCGTTCATCACTGGAGACCAGTGTACAGCATGATGGATGGCATTCTCTCGCAGACACACCAGGGCACTTAATATTTCtgtccaggtttttttttttttttttttttggagacaATTCTTGTTGAGAATCatccataaagaaaaaaaaaagcaatatgaATGCAGGgtttgcattgtttttaaagcGTGCTGCAGCGTCATCATGAGAAACTTGGATGAGCTCAGATGGTGAAGCTTGTCTGTTCTAAGAGATCTACAACCAAATGGGTGGGATTGGAACCTGAATGTAATTTCATGAGGTCTGCGATTGGACCCAAAAAAAATCCAATGTCCCATCTTAGTGTAACTGTGAGGAAAAACTGACGCCCACAGCTGCaagattcttttgttttttccagttctTTGGTAAAATGGGTCCAGCTAATAAAACgggcatttttcttttcatttgcatCTGAAAACATTCCACACAAACAAATTACATTCATAGACTAGAGATCAATACAGTGTGAAGCTTGTTaatgcagaaatgtaaaaagtagaCACAGTGGTCCCAAGTGCAGCGCACTGATTACAGTACCAGCCAACATAGAGGAGGACTGATGTACTCTGTACAGTTATATACAATAAAGCACAGGTTGCAAACCACACAGAACTTAAGTCAATTTGCAGACTTTTATCACAGTATAAATGAGAGTGAGATATTAAGCACAATGAGCTTTGGCAAGTGAAAGAACACTTGTTCCCTTCCTTCATCCTTACAATGGTGTACCCCAGCAGACCGAGAGAAACCAGGATTGTCTGAATGAGTAAGTGCAGCTTAACATATGCAGCTATTCTTGCTcctaaaaatgtgcttttataaTAGGGCTCAgatgatcttgtttttttttttcgttttgtttttgttggtacCTAAATACTTATATTTTcgactgcatttttttaaatataatcttTAAATCTGTAATGTTTCAGATGAAAATATGACTTGAATAAAAAGTATACATGTTCAAATTTTATAGCATTATGAGTGACTCCAGTGCATATTGATGTGCAGTTTGCTGGCCCTCCTCACGTCCTTTAGGAAGAATCCAAGCACTATGCCTttaacagcaaaaaacaaatgaaaataaacaatccAGTTTTCATTAGTTCATACTTGTTTTCAATTTGggatcattttaataattcatgcagTGCTGAAGCGCCCTGCACTTTTCCCATACGTGCTGTAATACTCCATTTGAGATAGTTTTGACACATcttgtgtgttgttgttgttagctCGGTTTTCTCGCTCACTGAATTCAAAGCTCTCCTCTTCGTACTCCTCCTGCCCTTCTGTCTCTTGGGGGGGTTCTGACAAAGGaaggaaagacaaaaatatgatCCCATGTTGCCCTCAATAacatactcacacacaaacacacacatatagtaCTCCTCCTAAAGACAAATGACCATATTGAGGACAACCAGTGGATTGCCCCTCCCTTTGTTTCAGTCTCCACTGATAGAGACAGGCATGTCTAATCCAGGCACTGCTATATTTACTAAACAGAGGAATGGattgacagaaataaaaatactcGGCCACTCGATTACAGTACATCATGAGTCAAAGTGCATTAGGAGCAGATTGACTGACAATAATGTGACGTGAAGCCCTCAGAGAAGTCCCACTTGGAAATATGCCAACAATAGCGTGTCAACACACTCAAATTTGATCTGTTTCAAAGCAGTCTAATTAGGACAAGAGATAGCTACTCACCATGTCCATCTACTGTATTGTCCATGATGCCGTGTTTAACCTTCATGTGTCGACTGAGGTTGCCCTTCAGGTTGAACTTGCTGGTGCAGTAAGGGCACTTGAAGGGCTTGCTGCCAGCATGGAGGTGCATGTGGCCGAGAAGGTTGTACATTCTGTTGAACGACTTCCCACACACCTGTGAGACAAGAGGCTGTAATCACTACCACTCCTTCACAGTGGGATCCAGTCACACTCGAAACAAAACTCCTTTACTTGCCACCCACCTTGCATTTAAAGGGCTTAACGGGAAGGTGGACAATCATGTGCGTTTTCAGGGTCTGCTTCTGGACGAAGGTCTTGAAGCAGACGTGGCACTGGAAGGGCCTCACGCTGGCATGGATCAGCATGTGTCTCTTCAGGTTGGCAGACAGGGTGAACTCTCGGGCACAGACTTCACACTTGAATTCTTTCATGCCCTGGAGAAtcaaaagtgtttgtgtgttttaattaatttggcTAAATATATGGTTGAGAGGTAAAAGATATAATGAGCCATCATGAGCTTGCATGTGTTTGAATATTTGTAGACTGACTTTTGATCCAGTTCATGTGTAGTTTGTGTTGACTGATGAAGAAGACAGCCAAACAATGTAaacatcaaactttttttttttttttttttttagttttagcatttattctacttttatttttatataatagaAGCTTTTTCTCCTATAGAATAACATATATGATATAATGAAAAAGATCTCCATGATTCATCAGACACAAAGGAAGAAGCTTTGCAAATGATAGACTACAAAGGAGGGAGGGAGTGTTAAGGGGGTTGAGCCACACAAAAAACTTAAGGCCTTTGAAGACTATGTTTACAAAGCAACTGGTTTTGGAGAAAGGCTGTGATGCAAGTATGCCATTTACCCCAGTTTTTCTGTCAAGACTCACACACCAGACTGAGTGAAAGAAGCTAAAATGCGTGTGCTGATAATGTGATTTGTCTTTCCAAATTAGGATTCATTGATGTTGTACAGAAGCATGTGGccaagcttctctgagttttaCTTCCAACATATACAGTAAACTGTTAGACAAAGGCACATCACTAGGTTTCAGTACCTTAGGTGCGGAGGTGTGCAGGGCCAGTACCTTGTGAGTGAGAGCATGTTGTCGAAGGTGGTGGATCTGGACAAACTCCATGCCGCACTCGGGGCACACGTAAGGCCGCACATTTTGGTGCTTCATCAAGTGGTTCTGCAGCTGGCTGCGGTAGGCAAAGGACTTGTGACACTCTGTGCACTGGTACGTCGTAGGACCCTGATGGCTTGTTAAGTGGCGCTTCAGGTGGGCGTAGGTTGGAAATTCGAGGCCACACTGGGTGCAGACGTGACACTGACCATTCTCGTGTTTGTTCTCATGGGTCCTAAGCTCACTGGGGTAGGCAAAGCCTCGGCCACAGAAGCGGCAGCTGTAAGGCTTAACGTCTGTGTGCTGCAGCATGTGCCTTTTCAAGTGGCTGGTCTGCGTGAAGGCCTTCTCACAAACCGTACACTTGTGGGGTCGGGTTCCCTGATGGGTGAGCAGGTGAGTCTGTAGGTGGCTTGGCTGCTTGAAAAGCTTCCCACAGTGTAAGCATTCATGGGGCTTAATTCCATTATGGCCCAGGATATGGGTGACAAGGTTATATTTTGATGTGTATGACTTCTCACACATGCGGCACTTCCAGCGTTTTAGACCCTCGCCCACATCTACACAGTAAGACTCATCAATCTGTACATTTATATCCAGACGGTCTATCTGCATTCGTCTGGCGAGGCCCTCTGGGTCCGACCACAGCATGGCCTGGCCGTTTTCCTCATACTCTCCTGCCACCGGCAAGTCAGCAGACTCATAGGCCACTTCACTGGAATCATAGTAACGGTTCTCCAGAGGACTGCCAGTTTCTCCACTTGTCTTTAGGTTCaatgcctcctcctcctcctcctcctcctcttcctctaccACCAGCTCTTcttccttcctctctttctcttgaCTAGAACTGTCTTCTTTCTCTTGCACTGGCTGTCCATCTATTTCAGGCCTGGGTGTATCTCTCACACACGAGGGACAGTTTCCGCAGGCCTGTTCCTCTTTCAGAGAACCTTGCTGAGTAGATGAATCCTCTGACTTGTCAGGACTATGCCTGCTGTTCATATGAATGCAGGAAGGAGGGGTATCAGAGTCAAGTCTTTCACCTTTGACCTGCGCCTGTGGAGTGGGCTCTTTGTGTGGGAGAGCATCTGATTCTCCATCACTCCTCAGTCTCTTGATCCTCCCACGGGGCCCAGAGCGTCTTCTCTCGCTGCAATGGGGCTGAGGCTCCGAGTCCCCAGCAGGCTCTGCCAGGTAGTCTCCATTGGCCCCAATCAGCTGGTCAGCATACTCATACTCCACTGACTCTGCCGGAGGAGGGGGGCACTCTCTGGGCTCCCCTGTGTAAAAGCCATTTGGGGCAATTGTGGCTCCAAATATTTCATTCTGGGAGATGAGGCCAAGAACagcagcctgagccagagataGCACCACTACAGGCTCTGTCTGTGTGCCCACATCCATGTGGCCCTCAGTCATCTTTGGGTAAGTCCGCACCAAGCGGTTACTCTGTTCCTCCTAAAAAAGaaaggcaataaaaaaaaaaaaaaaaaaacacaagcatacaaaataaatttaaaatatagtaGAAGCATTAGTACAACTGcatcaaacttttcttttgttacaaTGTTACAAAACCGGCTTTACTCAGAATTTCCTCATTTAGCCCCATTTCCTTATTGTAGCTTCATGATGTTGTGACTCAATAATGAATTTATCATACAGCTTAGATCTTAACTCTGTATTCTAAACTGATTAAAGCTAGAGTTTGCTCGTCCTCAAAGGTTTATAATAATACTGTGGTCATGTTTTTTAGGGATACGCTGTGAAAACTACTCTCAGACTACGCCTTGTGTCTTCGCTCTAAAGCCACAGAACATTAGATTGAGGAGATAAGGCAGATCTGTGTTAGAACTCCGCTTCCTTCCTTGAAAGGCTTTACAATAATAAAGAACACAACAAGGGATGCAGGTCCAGCCAGGAAGTTGACTTCCGTGGACTGTCCTCAGCACTTCCTGTGGGGTCCTGGGACAGCCTAGCTGACCAAAGTCAACCCATCACTGGTGCAATCTGTCTCATTCAAGAGCAGCAAAGTCTCTCAGCACCCAAGCCAACTTCGTAAACCCTGCAATGCTGGGCTTCTTTAACAAGATGAGATATGCCGACAGGCAGTTTCATATCCATAACAGACAGTTGGTACAGCTTTGAGCTCATTCTGTATTCCAGACCAATGCATAAGACTCCCTAACATAATTGTATGGTTCAGAAGTGTTTCAGACCCACATGCTCATGTTTACCCGACTGCCTGTAAGTGAAATAGTGACACTATGGAGAAGAAATTGTGGTTCAACCAAACCTTATGTGGTAAAGAAGAAGTGAGTGTGGCATGCCACTGGTTTCAGGTTATTTCACAGCATGGATGTGACTGTTAAGAAAATGTATAGTGAGAAGCTCCGACCCCCTAGTTTCTTTTCAGACAGCACTCCAACCTTCACTCTGCCACATAAGAAAGAGCTGCTTCCTTTCCTGACACAATacaatgagaaaagaaaagagtggATAGAGAAAAGAGAGACAGGAAGAGAAGATAAAGAGCAGGAAtaaaggtgtgtgtttgtgtgtgtgaatgcatggGAGAGGGGAGTAGACCTGGATGCCCTGATAACCACGTCATTTATAATTACTGCTTTTAAAGTAGtcagacagagacagactgtgtgtttgtgagaaagaaaaggaaagagactgggtgtgtgtttgaaagtgtgtgtgtgagtgagagaaaagagagggagggaggtatgaagagaaggagaaagagcTGTGGGCGGGGGaggagtggagggagggagggagacagagagagaaatgagATGGAGGGGCTGAAAGATAAAGAAAGAGggaagggagggaggggagggaaggGGAAGAGAGATTGAGTGAGCATGTGAGAGGAgggaaaagagaaaggaaaaggagaggGGGTGTGAGCATGTGCGAAGGGGGGGGcagtcagagagagacagaaagacggagtgagtaagaaagaaaaaggggaaggagggaggggagctgtagagagaagaaaaagcacAGCAAAATGAAAGGCTgacaaaatgaaagagaaaaagacaaatgacaagtagacatagaaggTAGAGTAATAACTGCCAGAGCGTACTTTCACATTTAAAGTTGCAACCGAAAGACACCTAAGGACAAACAATTAGAGCATAAGCAGAAAACCggcagcaaacacacaaacacaagtgtTCTCTTGGAAAAGAAGTTGTCACTGCAACActcatgtaaatgtgaaaaGTAATCTTACTTCCCTTTCTGACGCTCACATGGACAAGAGTGTAAACACCACACGAACAAACTGCAAAACAAGTAATCAcgtgacccccccccccaatagAAAATGTTCTCTTCTATGTCACAAACTCACCACATTGTTCCTGGAGTGATGTTTAAGGTGTTTCAGGGATCTCATCCTTCAGGAGAAATGAGTGGAGTAAAAAAATCCACCTCCTATTTATATCTGTGGGAGAGTGGGGCGGTCCCACGGCTCATCCTCCTCCTACTGTTGCTGTTATCAGAACTGACTGTGCCTGCCCCCCTCcaccccaccacacacacacacacacacacacacacgcacacacagcaTCACcccatttctttctcttcctcccaCCCTCTCCTTCCCATCTcacttctctgtctctcttcttttctctttcaaacacacacacagatacacacatctTATCTCCCTTTCTCACTACATACAATTCAGCATGACCCTTCGACACACATTTCTCTTTAAGGCACACAGCCTCTATCTTTTCTTGATCACACTTCATACTTTACTTTGCATTTCCTGTCTTGTGAGCATTTGCTCAAATGCACAATTCTAAATACTAATCAGTAGTTCCTCAATGTGCATGCAGATAAATGGAAGTGAatttgcacacacaaacatgtcctgtcgagatatatatatatatatatatatatatatatatatatatatatatatatatatatatgtatatatatatttatagcaCACTTATAGAGGTGCTACTCACTTTTCTAACACACAGCACTAAGTGATGTTATGGGTGGAGGTGCATCTGTCAGTGGCAAAACAGTCAGACAACAGTTAATGTTGGAGAAATGGTAAAATTTTAACTTTCCAGAGAAGACGAGTAGTTTGCTGCCATTATTTCTAGATTCAAACTAATTAACTATTGAGACAGCCTGAAGTGTACTGTCTGAgaaaatcagaagaaaaaaaagcaagaaagaaaagaaacggaaaaagaaagaagagaaaagcagTTAGGAGGGAGGGAGACAGACGTGGGGGAGaaagaataaagaagaaagaagcagagggagggggagTGAAGTTGAGTGGAGGAAgcgggtggggtggggtggaggggtgtgagagacagaaagaaaaaagggagagagagGAAAGATAGCTGGGGtgggggaggaaaaaaagagaatgcagcaaaaaaaggaggaagaaaggaaaggagaaGTGGAGGAGGATGGGTGAGGAGGGGGGTAGTAGGGGTATAAGAAAGGATGTggcaaaagaaagagaaagaataaaagagaGAGGTAAAAAGATAGAGGAGAAGAGGGGGTAGTGGGGAGGGGGTGGAGATGAGAAGAAAGAGGGAGGGTTGAAAGAAAATGCGGTGAAAGAGAAGAAGTGTGGGGGTgctgaagagaaagaagaagagaaaaaagaaaaaagaaaaaaaggggggatggtgtagtgtgaaaataaaaaaagaagagtccatcagcaagagaaaagagaaaagggggggggggggggcgtgcagaatgaaggaggagaggaggtggaggaggagggggggtgAGTGCAAAGGGAAtggagagaggaaaggagataGAGAGACGGAGAGAgtgaggaaaaggaaaaacagcaaGGGAAGACATTAACTATTGAACTTCCAGATTTCTTTCAGGCAGTGTTGAGAAACAGTGCGGCAAAGTACCTGCGGGTTGAGTACAGGTTGTGTGTTTAAGTAGTCGGCACTAAAGATGATCCTGGTAATTAGACAGGTATTCTATTAGACCACAGCTTACCTTTACTAGTAAATACTCAAGGAAACGTGTGGAGAAAAAGTGCATCCGAGACATGCATGAGTAGGTGCAAGCAGGCATGACAAACACTGTGGACACATGCCATTTGTGACTGTAAGAGTGAGGACTGTGCATAAACATTTCCTACTAAATAACAGGAAAGGGCAAACCTTGAAAACCTTGATCAATCATCAGCAGCTGGGAGTGCTGCGAGAATGAGAAAGATAGAGAGAAAGGGGAGcggagggggaggagggagagatAGGGAATGAAAGTGAgcgagagggagggaggggagaggaaagagaaagagattGAGTGAGGGTGTGAGTGAGGGGGAGAGATAGCAGGAAGTCGAGGGAGAGAATGGGAGAGAAAATAGAAGGAGAGCAAGGGAAGAAACAAAGAGATAAGAGgctgaaagacaaagaaaccACATGGAAGAAACAACAAGGGACACGTacataaaacaacacagaacTAGCCTAtggggaaaatgaaaaagacacaGACAACAAAAGTTTGGGGAAGAAATGCTCTGGCTCCTTTCCAGGCCTGAATCCTCATAACAGCAAAACCTGTTCGCTTGTCCATTAACTTAGAGCACATTTGCATGAGTTGGACTCTGGAAAACTAATAGTGGAAAAAATCTACAGCGATAATAAGCATAAAATTTTATTCAGGTCTTAGATTTGTACAGGTTGCAATGTGTGtataagagaaaaagaaagggaagTAAGCTATTGCCCTGTTCTCAAGTGTACTAAACCTCAACTGGGAtttcagatgtgtgtttgtgtgtgcacatttgTCTGATGTCTGAGATCAGggacaagcacacacacatgcacatacagcaCTGACACCAACATGCTTTTAGTTCTCCACAGCCCCGAGACAACACACTTCTGACATGGGTGTCTGTGTGATTATTGTACTTCTACCAGCGACTAGTTGTCCATTTCCAAACCGGGCCTGTTTATCTATGGGACAGCCATGCAGCGCAGTGTCACATCTGCTCTGTGATATAGGTCAAAGTtagaactttttatttccaacaaagaaaaagagagcaagtcAAGGGGATAGAGAGCATGAGGTAGGGAAGGGAAAAAAGGTGTGCAGCTGATTCAGATATCAGCTGTTTTACCCTGAGAAAAGCTCAATGGATCATACAACTGCAGACGACTCACTGATGACAGCTCCATGTTTCACTTATTTATCTAACGGGAATTAAAACAAATGCTAGTACAAGtgcaaataacaacaaaatagTGGAAATTGTGCATTTGCGGTAGGTTAGTCTTCCTGTATATGTGCTCCACTCCTTGAGCTCACGTTGTCAGTGTTGTTTCTTCATCCAACCCAGTGACAGGCTGCATGCAGCCCGACTTTGCTCTGACTGTGTGTGAGAGGCTGAGCTGGGTGATGGCTATAATTCAACATCCTCCGACTGTCGGGCGAACTGGAAGCTGTGTAGGTTTGAGAGCAGGGATGTAATCTCTTCAGTGTTCAGAAAAGGATTTTCTCAGAGACATAGCAGAGAGGAATCAGTTTGTTCCATGTTTTGAACTTTGAGTTTTTGGACTCATGTCAGTGTTTTTGCTGGCCATCCACAGAGCCATGTCAAAGGTAGCAAGCCCACACACGGTGTTATTTCCAGTGCTGGATCAGTCTCACCTCTGCATGGCATGCTGATATAATAGTAAGTCTCAAGCATGATTAGCTGCTGTAATTAagctttcaaacacacacacacacacacacacacacacacacacacacacacacacacacacacacacacacacacacacacacataatcacacacacacaaaaagaacagCAGGTTTTTTCATAAGCACAGAACAGACAATCTCACAGCTTGAAACTAAGCAATGCAGATGGAATATAGCTAAACTGTATAAAAGCAGCCACACCCTAGTTGCACgcctccagcttcttccattAAGGTCAGTAAGAGACTGGACACTCAGACGGGAGAGTCTTCCTCACTGTTGCCTCATCCACAGCTGCAAACAGGAGCAACTTTTAATATACAGTACACATGATCAGACTATAGGTGAATCACTTGCATCTTCCAGCAGTACACTGTGCACTTCTGATTCAATATTGATGTTTCTCATGTTTGCCTGTTTTCACCCTTTTCTGTACTTAAACAATTCTCTGAACAAATCATTCTTACACAATCTGTGAGACAGGATGCAGAGATGGCCagaacaaaacatacaaaaaaaacaaaaaaacaaaacaacaaaacaaaaaaaaaaaaaacaaaaaacaacaacaaaaaaagctaaataaaagatTACTCTCTCCATTTGCAGCAGGGGTACTAAATGGAAAGAGAATATTAGCAATGAAATAGCTCGGCTTGGAGACAACATTGGAGAAAGGAGTGTGGGgagagtttgaaaaaaaagactgaatatAAAGGAGAAAAGACAGAGttgagggaggagaggagaagagCATTCAGCAAGGAGGATATAAAA
This window contains:
- the znf710a gene encoding zinc finger protein 710a; amino-acid sequence: MRSLKHLKHHSRNNVEEQSNRLVRTYPKMTEGHMDVGTQTEPVVVLSLAQAAVLGLISQNEIFGATIAPNGFYTGEPRECPPPPAESVEYEYADQLIGANGDYLAEPAGDSEPQPHCSERRRSGPRGRIKRLRSDGESDALPHKEPTPQAQVKGERLDSDTPPSCIHMNSRHSPDKSEDSSTQQGSLKEEQACGNCPSCVRDTPRPEIDGQPVQEKEDSSSQEKERKEEELVVEEEEEEEEEEALNLKTSGETGSPLENRYYDSSEVAYESADLPVAGEYEENGQAMLWSDPEGLARRMQIDRLDINVQIDESYCVDVGEGLKRWKCRMCEKSYTSKYNLVTHILGHNGIKPHECLHCGKLFKQPSHLQTHLLTHQGTRPHKCTVCEKAFTQTSHLKRHMLQHTDVKPYSCRFCGRGFAYPSELRTHENKHENGQCHVCTQCGLEFPTYAHLKRHLTSHQGPTTYQCTECHKSFAYRSQLQNHLMKHQNVRPYVCPECGMEFVQIHHLRQHALTHKGMKEFKCEVCAREFTLSANLKRHMLIHASVRPFQCHVCFKTFVQKQTLKTHMIVHLPVKPFKCKVCGKSFNRMYNLLGHMHLHAGSKPFKCPYCTSKFNLKGNLSRHMKVKHGIMDNTVDGHEPPQETEGQEEYEEESFEFSERENRANNNNTQDVSKLSQMEYYSTYGKSAGRFSTA